The following proteins come from a genomic window of Acinetobacter sp. SAAs474:
- the coq7 gene encoding 2-polyprenyl-3-methyl-6-methoxy-1,4-benzoquinone monooxygenase, translated as MRQYTGLDKLIHSFDQALRSLVPGATSAQRENPGESEHAQLSVSDARHVAGLMRVNHSGEVCAQALYHGQALTAKLPNVRREMEQAAIEEQDHLAWCEDRLQELDSVPSLLNPVWYSLSFTMGAIAGIAGDKYSLGFVAETERQVSLHLQHHIQQLPAQDQRSLKILQQMNQDELHHRDTALEAGGVDLPTPVRMTMSMISKLMTKTSYYI; from the coding sequence ATGCGTCAATATACAGGTCTAGACAAGCTCATTCACTCTTTTGATCAGGCTTTACGTAGCTTAGTGCCTGGAGCGACTTCTGCTCAGCGTGAGAATCCCGGAGAATCTGAACATGCACAATTGTCAGTAAGTGATGCTCGGCATGTTGCAGGTCTTATGCGTGTCAATCATAGCGGTGAGGTCTGTGCTCAAGCACTATATCATGGTCAAGCACTGACCGCTAAACTGCCCAATGTTCGCCGTGAAATGGAGCAAGCTGCGATTGAAGAGCAAGACCACCTTGCTTGGTGTGAAGATCGCTTACAAGAACTTGATAGTGTACCCAGTTTACTCAATCCGGTCTGGTATTCACTTTCTTTCACTATGGGTGCAATCGCAGGGATTGCAGGTGATAAATATAGCTTAGGTTTTGTTGCAGAAACAGAACGTCAAGTGAGTTTGCATTTACAACACCATATTCAGCAATTACCAGCCCAAGACCAGCGCTCTTTAAAAATTCTTCAGCAAATGAATCAAGATGAATTACACCATCGTGATACTGCACTTGAGGCAGGTGGAGTGGATCTACCTACTCCAGTCCGTATGACGATGAGTATGATTTCCAAATTAATGACCAAGACCAGTTATTATATCTAA
- a CDS encoding aromatic ring-hydroxylating dioxygenase subunit alpha: MTIPNKNIIETCRKASRAMANKDTPLILNEWYVAAFSQDIGRHLLARKILNKRVVMYRTLEGLAVALEDRCAHRSFPLSKSHLDGNDIICGYHGFKYNQAGDLINIPSQKQCPHGIGIQHYKLVEKGPLLWIWLGDQSLADESKIPSLAWLDHPEWACTSGYFFHPGNYVSMHENLMDLTHLTFLHAQTIGTPDYASAPYKTELKEGHYKLIREVVPTTLSKVWGETTGLANTHTAARIATSEFLSPALHQVSVAFYDAALDQKQRTTYKIHTAHILTPETQNTMHYFIVHGRDFALEDQAIEDFMHEQLFAAFQEDVEGLGALEAVLDDQDQHHFEISVASDSPAVATRIYLKKRAEQEQYSTS, encoded by the coding sequence ATGACCATTCCAAATAAAAATATTATAGAAACATGCCGTAAAGCCAGCCGTGCAATGGCAAATAAAGATACACCCTTGATTTTAAATGAATGGTATGTCGCTGCTTTTAGTCAAGATATCGGTCGTCATTTGCTGGCACGAAAAATTTTAAATAAACGTGTGGTGATGTATCGAACCTTGGAGGGTTTGGCTGTTGCCCTTGAAGATCGCTGTGCGCATCGCTCATTTCCATTATCAAAAAGTCATTTGGATGGCAATGATATTATTTGTGGTTATCATGGCTTTAAATATAATCAAGCTGGTGACTTGATCAATATTCCTTCACAAAAACAATGTCCGCATGGGATTGGAATTCAACATTATAAATTGGTGGAAAAGGGGCCTTTACTGTGGATTTGGTTGGGAGATCAAAGTTTAGCGGATGAATCAAAAATTCCATCCTTAGCGTGGTTGGATCATCCTGAATGGGCATGTACTTCAGGTTATTTTTTCCATCCGGGTAATTATGTGAGTATGCATGAAAATTTAATGGATTTGACACATTTAACTTTTTTACACGCACAAACCATAGGAACACCTGATTATGCCAGTGCACCTTATAAAACAGAGTTAAAAGAAGGGCACTATAAATTAATTCGTGAAGTCGTTCCGACGACACTTTCTAAAGTATGGGGAGAAACAACAGGGCTGGCAAATACACACACTGCAGCACGTATTGCAACCTCAGAATTTTTATCTCCAGCTTTACATCAGGTCAGTGTTGCATTTTATGACGCTGCATTAGATCAGAAACAACGTACCACTTATAAAATTCATACTGCACATATTCTGACACCAGAAACTCAAAATACCATGCATTATTTTATTGTCCATGGACGAGATTTTGCTTTAGAAGATCAAGCAATTGAAGACTTTATGCATGAACAGTTATTTGCCGCTTTTCAAGAGGATGTTGAAGGTTTAGGTGCTTTAGAGGCAGTATTAGATGACCAAGATCAACACCATTTTGAGATTTCAGTTGCCAGTGACTCACCCGCAGTTGCCACGCGTATTTACTTAAAAAAACGTGCAGAACAAGAGCAGTATTCAACGTCATAA
- a CDS encoding heavy metal sensor histidine kinase yields MSLKIFRSLELRLTLFITCCSALVLCAVAGMSYLGMTQILRHQQDRALIERIERLEVLLQDSHNVEQIIARPKLYQNMLGNLDNLLLLIHQNNVLININPLHIPIPQLSHQAKIQFKDLASTPYTTRIAWKTIQMNHQPYLLVAGKYGSERMAILAPFQQALFGYVLGGIIAILILCALVSHIGLKSLRQLRQQTHAINIQQLQQRLNLKHPPQEIEQLAIDINHMLDRIEAGYNQLNRFSEDIAHEFRTPLNNLIGQTEILLTSERTSAQYQELFISNLEDYQRLKRMIDSMLFLARADRNNVLIQRQSIDINKLIDDICSIFEYQLEEQNCHFDIQLESLSLYIDSTLIQQALYNLISNALIHGGNQRIITIAGHTKSVNQQNMISLSVITHGVTIAHEHLAHLFDRFYQCNASRSSQQHTGGLGLSIVASIMTLHGGSVHAYNSEQGICFELLFPQ; encoded by the coding sequence ATGAGTCTAAAAATCTTTCGCTCTTTAGAACTACGCCTAACCCTGTTCATTACGTGCTGTAGTGCACTGGTTTTATGTGCAGTGGCTGGAATGAGTTATTTAGGGATGACTCAGATTTTACGCCATCAACAGGACCGTGCGCTAATCGAACGAATCGAACGTTTAGAGGTTTTACTACAAGACAGTCATAATGTTGAACAAATTATTGCCCGTCCCAAACTGTATCAAAATATGCTGGGTAATCTCGATAATTTATTACTTTTAATTCACCAAAATAATGTTCTTATTAATATTAACCCGCTACATATCCCGATTCCTCAGCTCAGCCATCAAGCTAAAATCCAATTTAAGGATTTAGCTTCAACGCCATATACCACACGTATTGCATGGAAAACGATTCAAATGAACCATCAACCATATCTACTGGTTGCTGGTAAATATGGATCTGAACGTATGGCGATACTTGCACCGTTTCAGCAAGCATTGTTTGGTTATGTTTTAGGCGGAATTATTGCTATTCTCATCTTATGTGCATTGGTTAGTCATATCGGTTTAAAGTCTCTGCGACAACTGCGTCAACAAACACATGCCATTAATATTCAACAATTGCAGCAACGTTTAAATCTAAAACACCCACCACAAGAAATTGAACAGCTGGCTATCGATATTAACCATATGCTAGATCGTATTGAAGCTGGTTATAATCAACTCAACCGGTTTTCTGAAGATATTGCACATGAATTTCGAACACCATTGAATAATTTAATTGGCCAAACTGAAATTCTATTAACGAGTGAACGCACTTCAGCACAATATCAAGAACTTTTTATCTCAAATCTAGAAGATTATCAACGTTTAAAAAGAATGATTGATAGCATGTTATTTTTAGCGCGTGCGGATCGAAATAACGTCCTTATTCAGCGACAATCTATCGATATAAATAAACTGATTGACGATATTTGTAGCATTTTTGAGTATCAATTAGAGGAGCAAAATTGCCATTTTGATATACAGCTTGAATCCTTATCACTCTATATCGACTCAACATTAATACAACAAGCACTCTATAATCTCATTTCAAATGCATTAATTCATGGCGGTAATCAACGCATTATTACCATTGCTGGACATACCAAATCCGTCAACCAACAAAATATGATCAGTCTTAGTGTCATCACCCATGGCGTTACAATTGCTCACGAACATCTTGCACATCTATTCGATCGTTTCTATCAATGTAATGCCAGTCGTTCATCTCAACAACATACTGGTGGTTTGGGCCTATCAATTGTTGCCTCCATCATGACACTGCATGGTGGAAGCGTTCATGCCTACAATAGTGAACAAGGTATTTGTTTTGAGTTACTTTTTCCACAATAA
- a CDS encoding MFS transporter, whose translation MEKNQHLLSTRRFLPMFLTQFFGALNDNVFKQALLLVITYGLIQQQSLSISTLNNFAALLFILPYFIFSATAGQIADKYERSHLIRIIKLLEILIMLIGAAGFIFGHLWLLLLALFLMGTHSTFFGPIKYAILPEILKPNELVSGNALFQSGTSMAILMGMILGGSVISSAGGHLIWVSVTVLMIALIGYVCSRFILKQPITAPDLKVDWNFWRTSVQTLQYSKRLPLVFTILLGNSWYWFYGATYLTQIPQMTQENLHANENVVILLLTIFSVGIGIGSLLCRKLGGATISIKMVPIGAIGLTLFAFYLALSLHFIPPHQGEILNLNEIFQQGAAYYHLMFAIALLGISGGFYIVPLYAMMQAYSPRSHRARVVAANNILNAIFMVSSAVFSILILSILDIEMKILFCITAVLSAIFSCWLLIKIKPMLKTAHLSLED comes from the coding sequence ATGGAAAAAAACCAACATTTGCTAAGTACACGGCGCTTTTTACCGATGTTTCTCACCCAGTTTTTTGGTGCCTTAAACGATAATGTATTTAAGCAAGCTTTACTATTGGTCATTACTTATGGCTTAATTCAGCAACAATCTTTGAGTATCAGTACACTCAATAATTTTGCTGCGTTACTGTTTATTTTACCTTACTTTATATTTTCTGCTACTGCTGGTCAGATAGCAGATAAATATGAACGTTCACACCTAATTCGTATCATTAAACTACTCGAAATTTTGATTATGCTGATTGGTGCTGCTGGCTTTATATTTGGGCATTTATGGTTATTATTGCTGGCATTATTTTTAATGGGTACCCACTCTACATTTTTTGGACCAATTAAATATGCCATATTACCTGAAATCCTAAAACCGAATGAACTGGTATCAGGCAATGCCTTATTTCAATCGGGTACCTCAATGGCGATTTTAATGGGAATGATTCTAGGAGGAAGCGTCATTTCTAGTGCTGGGGGTCATCTCATTTGGGTAAGTGTTACCGTTTTAATGATTGCACTGATCGGTTATGTGTGTAGTCGCTTTATCCTCAAGCAACCGATTACCGCACCCGATTTAAAAGTCGATTGGAACTTTTGGCGTACCAGCGTCCAAACCTTACAATATTCTAAACGCCTACCTTTGGTATTTACCATTTTACTGGGCAATTCTTGGTACTGGTTTTATGGTGCGACGTACTTAACTCAAATTCCTCAAATGACACAAGAAAACTTACATGCTAATGAAAATGTCGTCATTTTATTATTAACCATTTTTTCGGTGGGTATCGGTATTGGTTCTTTGTTATGTCGAAAACTTGGTGGTGCTACAATCAGCATTAAAATGGTCCCGATTGGTGCAATTGGCTTAACATTATTTGCATTTTATTTGGCACTCAGCTTACATTTTATTCCACCTCATCAAGGAGAAATACTTAATCTAAATGAAATATTTCAACAGGGTGCGGCTTACTATCATTTAATGTTTGCCATCGCGTTACTCGGTATTAGCGGTGGTTTTTATATTGTACCGCTCTATGCCATGATGCAAGCATATTCACCACGATCACATCGTGCTCGGGTCGTTGCTGCCAACAATATCTTAAATGCAATTTTTATGGTAAGTTCTGCTGTATTCTCCATTTTAATTTTAAGTATTTTAGACATAGAGATGAAAATACTGTTTTGCATCACTGCTGTTCTCAGTGCCATATTTTCATGCTGGTTGCTCATCAAAATTAAACCAATGCTCAAAACAGCTCATCTCTCACTCGAGGATTAA
- a CDS encoding MFS transporter: MELTSITVSAKDRMTKEERKVAYATIVGTTVEWYDFFIYAAAAGLIFKDLFFAPAGNTLGTLLAFATVGISFLFRPFGAFLAGYLGDKFGRRIVLVSTLILMGFATTMIGLLPTYETIGVFAPILLLTLRILQGVAAGGEWGGAVLMAVEHAPAHKRGRFGAFPQIGVPLGLILASGMFALMTGIIAPGDAFVEWGWRIPFLFSVVLLFIGHWIRRTVEESPVFEEIKQRKSASQTPIRDLFKHHSMVVLLAALVFAGNSACGYMTTGGFIQNYATNPAGPLAMERTPVLIAVTLASLCWLITTYISGVLSDRIGRKKTYIAGWIIQLCGVFALFPLVNTGNLPLFMLGLCFLASGIGLTYGVQSSYYAELFPASIRFSGISISYALGAILGGAFAPMIGTWLVSMTGSTQAVTYYLALMTLIALCSTLSMRDRTGIPLGPDHEAEQNKSPLLWRQ; this comes from the coding sequence ATGGAATTAACTTCTATAACAGTGTCAGCTAAGGATCGCATGACCAAGGAAGAGCGTAAAGTTGCTTATGCGACGATTGTTGGAACAACCGTTGAATGGTATGACTTTTTTATCTATGCCGCAGCAGCAGGTTTAATTTTTAAAGATTTATTTTTTGCACCAGCGGGTAATACTTTAGGTACTTTATTGGCTTTTGCAACAGTAGGTATTAGTTTTTTATTTCGACCATTTGGTGCTTTTCTAGCAGGATATCTAGGAGATAAATTTGGTCGTCGTATTGTACTGGTCTCAACCTTGATATTAATGGGCTTTGCGACCACCATGATTGGCTTATTACCAACCTATGAAACTATTGGGGTTTTTGCTCCTATTTTATTGTTAACATTAAGAATTTTACAAGGAGTTGCTGCCGGAGGAGAGTGGGGTGGCGCTGTCTTAATGGCTGTTGAACATGCACCTGCCCATAAACGAGGACGATTTGGTGCATTCCCACAAATTGGTGTGCCACTGGGGTTGATTTTGGCTTCTGGGATGTTTGCTTTAATGACGGGTATTATTGCGCCAGGAGATGCTTTTGTGGAGTGGGGTTGGCGTATTCCATTTTTATTTAGTGTTGTTTTACTTTTTATTGGCCATTGGATTCGCCGTACAGTAGAAGAAAGTCCTGTATTTGAAGAAATTAAACAACGAAAAAGTGCATCTCAAACGCCGATCAGAGATTTATTTAAACATCATAGTATGGTGGTTTTATTGGCCGCGCTGGTTTTTGCCGGCAATAGCGCATGTGGTTATATGACTACGGGCGGATTTATTCAAAATTATGCTACAAATCCTGCAGGGCCCTTAGCAATGGAGCGAACACCAGTCTTGATTGCAGTCACATTGGCATCGTTATGTTGGTTAATTACCACTTATATTTCAGGTGTATTATCAGATAGAATTGGACGTAAAAAAACCTATATAGCTGGATGGATCATTCAACTCTGTGGTGTATTTGCACTATTTCCATTGGTTAATACCGGAAATTTACCATTATTTATGTTGGGGTTATGTTTTTTAGCTAGCGGTATTGGCCTAACTTATGGTGTGCAATCATCCTATTATGCTGAACTATTTCCCGCATCTATTCGTTTCTCTGGTATTTCTATTTCTTATGCACTGGGTGCAATTTTAGGTGGTGCTTTTGCCCCGATGATTGGTACATGGCTTGTCAGTATGACAGGATCAACACAAGCGGTAACGTACTATTTAGCATTGATGACCTTGATTGCATTATGTTCCACTTTATCCATGCGTGATCGTACAGGTATTCCTCTGGGGCCAGATCATGAAGCAGAGCAAAATAAATCACCGCTGTTATGGCGTCAATAA
- a CDS encoding transposase family protein — translation MFKRNLHQIPVGGFILADKGYQGLYAVYPNSLLPLKAKKHFTLDPELKIDNQEINQRRISIEHIFDRLKTFKILAERYRNRGKRLGLRFNLIAGIYNMELSRK, via the coding sequence GTGTTCAAACGTAACTTGCATCAGATTCCTGTAGGTGGCTTTATTCTCGCAGATAAGGGCTATCAAGGACTTTATGCCGTGTATCCAAATAGTCTATTGCCATTAAAAGCAAAAAAGCATTTTACATTAGATCCTGAGCTGAAGATTGATAACCAAGAAATAAACCAGAGGAGAATCAGCATTGAGCATATATTTGATCGTTTGAAAACTTTTAAAATTCTTGCTGAGCGATATCGTAACCGAGGAAAAAGACTGGGTTTAAGATTTAATTTAATTGCTGGAATTTATAATATGGAACTGAGCAGAAAATGA
- a CDS encoding helix-turn-helix transcriptional regulator produces MISKTHNTTHFFDLVALMGHQNFDSSLLMYLEQWIHAKHFSILRIKNEIPTLLLCGSYNDHHRVPLRCGQSYIKHYHAYDELYQQLLSQHLAEQQTVTGQVCANDILYSAYRREIYEKNHLIQRLCGFYRDAENHPVLFNLYRHKEQGFYSDHEIINFQQMIPALAKLIQGHLALAAQCDVKLKLLDKQPNLAPQELEVCRYILKGMSYTGIAAQMGLKESTVKTYRNRAFEKLGIHFKNQLFSMFLLH; encoded by the coding sequence ATGATAAGTAAAACGCATAATACAACTCATTTTTTTGATCTAGTGGCTTTAATGGGACATCAAAATTTTGATTCGTCTTTACTGATGTATTTAGAACAGTGGATTCATGCCAAGCATTTTTCTATTTTACGTATTAAAAATGAGATCCCTACACTTTTATTATGTGGTTCTTATAATGATCATCATCGTGTGCCTTTACGTTGTGGTCAATCTTATATTAAACATTATCATGCTTATGATGAACTCTATCAGCAGTTATTAAGTCAACACTTAGCAGAGCAGCAAACAGTGACTGGACAAGTCTGTGCAAATGATATTTTATATTCAGCATATCGACGCGAAATTTATGAGAAAAATCATTTAATTCAACGCCTATGTGGTTTTTATCGTGATGCAGAAAATCATCCAGTTTTATTTAATTTATATCGCCATAAGGAACAAGGTTTTTATTCAGACCATGAAATAATTAATTTTCAACAAATGATTCCAGCATTGGCAAAGTTGATACAAGGTCATTTAGCGCTCGCAGCTCAATGTGACGTTAAGCTTAAGTTATTGGATAAACAACCAAACTTGGCACCTCAAGAACTCGAGGTATGTCGTTATATTTTAAAAGGGATGAGCTATACCGGCATTGCTGCACAAATGGGTTTAAAAGAATCAACCGTTAAAACATATCGTAATCGGGCATTTGAAAAGCTGGGTATTCATTTTAAAAATCAGCTTTTTTCAATGTTTCTATTACATTAA
- a CDS encoding DUF421 domain-containing protein — protein MFYAFLLFKLIIGFLIVIAHLNYSGKTQLSQLTPIDFIGNFILGGIIGGIIYNDNITLLQYIIVLLLGVFLISLFNYITKKFDIVQQITVGDPIPIIENGRFIIENIKKNKNKIDILNISSLIHAQGITSFQQVAYAQIEPNGQLTVTLDQQQVPSKILVSNGCIKKIALEQIQQDQVWLVEQITAMGLKLENIYLLEYCYRGLFAVDHDGITHWINLEHSVPVSHISIDYHL, from the coding sequence ATGTTTTATGCATTTTTATTATTTAAATTAATTATTGGCTTTTTAATCGTCATTGCTCATTTAAATTATTCCGGAAAAACACAGTTATCACAATTAACGCCGATCGATTTTATTGGTAATTTTATTTTAGGCGGCATCATTGGCGGTATTATTTATAATGATAATATTACTTTATTACAATATATTATAGTGCTATTGCTAGGCGTATTTTTAATTTCACTTTTCAATTATATCACTAAAAAATTTGATATTGTTCAACAAATTACAGTAGGTGATCCTATTCCAATTATTGAAAATGGTCGGTTTATTATTGAAAATATTAAAAAAAATAAAAATAAAATTGATATTCTGAATATCAGTTCATTAATTCATGCCCAAGGTATTACCTCATTCCAACAAGTTGCCTATGCGCAAATAGAACCTAATGGACAATTAACGGTAACGCTAGATCAACAACAAGTTCCATCTAAAATCTTAGTCAGTAACGGTTGTATCAAAAAGATTGCATTAGAACAAATTCAACAAGATCAAGTATGGCTAGTAGAACAAATCACAGCAATGGGTTTAAAATTAGAAAATATTTATTTATTAGAATATTGCTACCGTGGTCTATTCGCCGTTGATCACGATGGTATAACCCATTGGATTAATCTCGAACATTCTGTACCAGTATCACACATCAGTATTGACTATCATCTTTAG
- the uraH gene encoding hydroxyisourate hydrolase, whose amino-acid sequence MLKKFLPLSTLLMTSMLFAQDNPLSVHVLNLENGLPSANVEVVLEQQTTKGWVKLNQKMTGENGRITALYPENKALAQGIYKVTFKTEDWFRKHNQTTFFPEVPVIFKIDGEVKHYHIPLLLSPYGYSTYRGN is encoded by the coding sequence ATGTTAAAAAAGTTTTTACCACTGTCTACACTATTGATGACGTCGATGTTATTTGCACAAGATAATCCCTTGAGTGTGCATGTTTTAAATTTGGAGAATGGGCTACCTTCTGCCAATGTTGAAGTGGTATTAGAACAGCAGACAACAAAAGGGTGGGTGAAATTAAATCAGAAAATGACAGGTGAAAATGGTCGTATTACGGCCCTTTATCCGGAAAATAAAGCGTTAGCACAAGGCATTTATAAAGTGACATTTAAAACGGAAGATTGGTTTCGAAAACATAATCAAACGACATTTTTCCCAGAAGTCCCTGTTATTTTTAAAATAGATGGTGAAGTCAAACATTATCATATCCCGCTATTGTTAAGCCCATATGGTTATTCAACTTATCGCGGTAACTAA
- a CDS encoding heavy metal response regulator transcription factor, giving the protein MCILIIEDEVKIASYLAKGLSESGYTADYVHSGQEGLERLKTHSYDLVILDVMLPDLDGWSVLKILRQFSKVPVIFLTAKDQISDRVQGLELGADDYLAKPFSYIELLARIKSLLRRQQYLQENQLHIGDLHMDLTQHKVIRDYQVIDLSKKEFALLHFLLRHQNEIVTRQQIASEVWHINFDTDTNFIDVAVRRLRSKIDEGHALKLIHTIRGLGYKVSVHP; this is encoded by the coding sequence ATGTGTATTCTGATTATTGAAGATGAAGTTAAAATTGCTAGCTACCTTGCTAAAGGATTAAGTGAATCTGGATATACAGCCGATTATGTCCACTCAGGCCAAGAAGGTTTAGAAAGGCTTAAAACTCATTCATATGATTTAGTCATTTTAGATGTGATGCTGCCTGATTTAGATGGCTGGAGTGTACTCAAAATATTACGCCAATTTTCTAAAGTTCCAGTCATTTTTCTTACAGCGAAAGATCAGATTTCTGATCGTGTTCAGGGCCTTGAATTAGGAGCCGATGACTATCTGGCCAAACCTTTTTCTTATATTGAATTATTGGCACGTATTAAAAGTTTATTACGACGTCAACAGTACTTGCAAGAGAATCAACTCCATATTGGAGACTTACACATGGACTTAACGCAGCATAAAGTAATAAGAGATTACCAAGTGATTGATCTGAGTAAAAAAGAATTCGCTTTATTACATTTCTTATTACGACATCAAAATGAAATCGTTACGCGGCAACAAATTGCATCTGAGGTTTGGCATATTAATTTTGATACAGATACCAATTTTATTGATGTTGCCGTTCGTCGCTTGCGCAGTAAAATTGATGAGGGACATGCGTTAAAATTAATTCATACCATTCGTGGTCTAGGTTATAAAGTTTCGGTTCATCCATGA
- a CDS encoding PDR/VanB family oxidoreductase — MESLSIELVVTDIQAEAKDIILLELQHPQRQSLPAFTAGSHIEVYLVNGLIRHYSLLNSPTETHRYVIAVALAPQGRGGSQSIHHDLSVGDLVHVSHPRNHFRLHDADQYCFIAGGIGITPILSMIQHCITYQKKWRLFYTVRHKQRAAFYEQLQQWQNANIHFHFNDEHHGQHLEITNIVDSLSATEQIYCCGPTALMQSVQDASAHLSSHRVHFEWFNPVVSLTTDHDIQQESFTVQLKNSGQNIQVLADQSILEALEQHGFELPFSCRAGICRTCETTVCSGIPEHRDMILTEEEKAANTSMLICVSRAKSAVIELNL, encoded by the coding sequence ATGGAAAGTTTATCTATAGAGTTGGTGGTTACTGATATTCAAGCAGAAGCAAAAGATATTATTCTGCTTGAGTTGCAACACCCACAGCGCCAGTCTTTACCTGCTTTTACAGCAGGTTCACATATTGAAGTCTATTTAGTTAACGGCTTAATTCGACATTATTCATTACTTAATTCTCCAACTGAAACACATCGCTATGTCATTGCTGTGGCATTAGCCCCTCAAGGACGAGGAGGATCACAAAGTATTCATCATGATTTAAGTGTAGGTGATCTGGTTCATGTCAGTCATCCACGTAATCATTTTCGTTTGCATGATGCAGATCAGTATTGTTTTATTGCAGGTGGCATTGGTATTACTCCTATTCTTTCGATGATACAGCACTGTATAACATATCAAAAAAAATGGCGTCTTTTTTATACAGTACGCCATAAACAGCGTGCTGCATTTTATGAGCAATTACAGCAATGGCAAAATGCCAATATTCATTTTCATTTTAACGATGAGCATCATGGTCAGCATTTAGAGATTACAAATATTGTTGATTCATTATCGGCCACAGAACAAATCTATTGTTGTGGTCCAACTGCATTGATGCAGTCGGTTCAAGATGCAAGCGCTCACTTATCTAGTCATCGCGTTCATTTTGAATGGTTTAATCCAGTTGTTTCGCTCACAACTGATCATGATATACAGCAAGAAAGTTTTACAGTTCAGTTAAAAAATTCAGGCCAAAATATTCAGGTTTTAGCTGACCAATCTATTTTAGAAGCTCTAGAGCAGCATGGCTTTGAGCTGCCATTTTCATGTCGTGCAGGTATTTGTCGAACCTGTGAAACCACAGTCTGTTCAGGTATTCCTGAACATCGTGACATGATTTTAACTGAAGAAGAAAAAGCTGCAAATACATCGATGTTAATTTGTGTTTCACGTGCGAAGAGTGCCGTAATCGAATTAAATCTGTAA
- a CDS encoding heme-binding protein translates to MNTLKWFVFAATLLSSHTFAQSIQLKQVYALDTKTAQLLMQAAQQQCQKINQNIAVVVVDQGGNPLVAQRHESVGPHNLAAAEKKAYSALSTKTPTLILSQNAHENSDAKNLTTVSSLLLLGGGAPIFYQKQLVGAIGVAGAGGAKNDHLCAVSAIEAVVK, encoded by the coding sequence ATGAATACATTGAAATGGTTTGTTTTCGCAGCAACATTGCTGAGCAGTCATACTTTTGCACAATCAATACAATTGAAGCAAGTCTATGCTTTAGATACTAAGACGGCACAGCTATTGATGCAAGCTGCACAGCAGCAGTGTCAAAAGATAAATCAAAATATTGCAGTTGTTGTCGTTGATCAAGGCGGTAATCCATTGGTCGCACAGCGACATGAATCTGTAGGTCCACATAATTTAGCAGCTGCGGAAAAAAAAGCCTACAGTGCATTGTCAACTAAAACACCAACATTGATTTTAAGTCAAAATGCCCATGAAAATAGTGATGCAAAAAACTTGACCACAGTATCAAGTTTACTTTTATTGGGTGGTGGTGCACCTATTTTTTATCAGAAGCAACTGGTAGGTGCTATTGGTGTAGCGGGTGCGGGTGGTGCGAAAAATGATCATCTTTGTGCTGTGTCTGCAATTGAAGCTGTTGTTAAATAA